The genomic DNA TCCTGTATGCAGCCAATATGCCATTAACAAAACATCTTAAAACTGCTATTATCGATAGCAATCCAGCGTTGAAGTCAAGAGGTTACCTGGATAAAAACAGTACACCCGATTCTAGGGTCAGTACTGTTACCCCTGCAACCATTTCCTTCTTCAGAGGTATGATTCTGAATCAAATACATGTATCATCATACTTAATTTCAGCTGTCTTTTACCCTGCAACAGTATTTGGATTCAAGTTTGTCTTGTGTGTTTAGGTGTCATTTCATCTAGATTGACCTTTCGTGTCATTTACACTGATATCTACACAATTATGTTTGATCAACTATACCATATGACCACATTAGATGTACAGGGAAAGTAGTTCAATCAACTTTAATCAGCGTTTGGTTCACAGTTCGAGCTTGCCATGGTTTATTAGCCTTGAAGTCCTGAACCCAGCTGTCACTCACCCATTTTCTATCCATAACTTGCCACAAATTTGACGAAAAGATTTGGCTGCCACAGATGTTTGCCAAATGAATATGGTAAAACATTTCTGTCATAccctctccgttccaaattatagttcattttaactttgtcctaagtcaaattttACTAATTTTGACCTGAAAAAAATACATTAACATCTATGATACCAAATAATTATACTATTAGGAAATGTTCCATGGCAAATTTAGTGGAACTAATTTGatgcatttttctataaactttatCAAAGTTACTCCAATGTTTTCTCAATTTCCTATCCCGTGGGCTATATTGGTGATATGCCGGAACTTAATAAGAAACCAACATGCCAACAACTCTGTCACTCTTTATTGATCTACCAGTCGTCAAAGTTTCAGCCTCATCACAGCAAATGACAAATTTACCATCTGTTGTTGTTAGCAATTTGATCGTTGTATCGTTCTTCAATTGTTTCTGATTCATTATGGCAGTGGCAACACTACCATTTTTCTTTCAGGTCACCAGTTTAGACATCTAGTTGTGTACATTTCACTATTGGAACTGTAACAGTGACAAAGCTACCATCTGTTATTGTTTAATTTTCTGCTTTTTGTGTGCATTGGAATGTCTCTCTTCACCAAGTATAGTTTAAAAATGATACTTTTCCATTTTTATATGTGCATGGCTTGTTTTGCTACCAGAAATAATAGCGTTATTGGTAATATTCCTCATGCATGTGTGCGCATTAATGTGGCAGATATTGGCGCCTGGGAGCATGTTCAACAGCAAAGACATGCTTTCTTTGGTAAAATGCAGGTGAGGACTTAACATGCTTCTATCTATATAAACAATTTATTTGATAATGTATGGCCATTGTTTATTATGGTTTCACCTTTTGTCTCTTTTGACCAAACACATTCTTGGTGTATTTGCATTTTGAGCTTTGCTGATCAGATGCCAAGTTAGTGATGAGTTTGTACTAATTTAACTAAACAATTGAAGTTATCATTTGTGTGCTTTACATTATGCTAGCAATACCAGTGGGGCATGCAAGCCTCAGGTTTTCAAAAGGTTGTCCAGCTCAATTTACAATTTGAGCATAGAGACAGTATTATACTTCTATTGTGCATTCATGTTTCTGCTTACTATATCTGATGGCATAAAACAGGAGCTTATGTCTTTTTGGAAGATAGCTGGTCTACAATAGATGTTTTTGTATCATCTAGGCACGCCAGAGTGTCAATGtgtatattgtgcaaaagtacaTCTATCACCTAACCATATGGGCATGCATCAGTATTtgccttctctttttctttgtcctTCTCTCTGTtattttccatgcaaacacacaaTGAAATTGATGCTCCACTTTGGTAATTACTACAATACTGGATGTTTTGCTTACAACTGGCAGGTGTGGGATTACACTGGGCTTGGATACACGAGATATAATGCAAGAGATGTGGGCAAAGAATACCTTGGGTATGCTTTAATAAAAGCTGTCATTATTTTTTATCTGCTTATCTTTTTTTGTCAGTGGCCATATATTTCTTTTTGTGTTTGTGTTGCTTAGATGTGTGGTGGAGAACAAAGTGCTTTGCAACTCGCTGCTCTTACGTTTAAAGGTTTGTCTTTTCTTTAACTCTTGAACATCATAGTGAATTGTATTGCCCACGTTGTTTATGCATCATAGGTATCAAAGTAAATCTTATGGTGTATTTGTCATGGCAAAAAGTTGTGTTTGTTTTTGTGCTGCCTAAAGATCATATATTTTTTGGGACATCCCTTGgcgtatgcttttcgcggacgatgtagtgctagttgatgaaagccggacaggagtgaatcagaaactggagttatggcaggagactttggagtccaaaggttttagactcagtagaactaaaactgagtatatgagatgtgacttcggcactactacccgggaggaggaagatattagtttggaaggtcaagtagtgcctaggaaggatacctttcgatatttaggatcaatgctacagagagacggggatattgatgaagatgttagccatagaatcaaagcagggtggatgaagtggcgccaagcatctggtgtcctatgtgacaaaagggtaccacagaagctaaaaggcaagttttataagacggcgattagacctgctatgttgtatggtgcataaTGTTAgcctacgaaaagatgacatgttcaacagataagtgtcgcggaaatgcgtatgttgcgttggatttgtggtcatacaagaagggatcgagttcggaacgatgatatacgtgatagattaggggtagcaccaattgaagaaaagcttgtccaacaccggttgagatggtttggacatgtccaacggagacctccataggcaccggtgcgtagtggaatcttaagccaggatagtaacgtgaagagagacagaggaagaccgaagttgacttgggtagaggcaataaaagaagacttaaaaggatggaatatacccaaagacttagccttagataggagtgcctggaaaacaactattcacattcctgaaccttgattgcttctgctgggtttcaactctagcctaccccaacttgtttgggacttaaatgctttgttgttgttgttgtaaagatCATATATTTCTCTTATGTTAGTTGTAAACAGTACAAATACaccattttaaaaaaaaaatatgatGTGCTTACAGGTATGCAGTAAAATAAGATAATCCCAGATAGCCAAGAGCACAGGAATTTGATAATTTGGTGTCGTGCAACCCAGATTCCCACTCTGTTAGCGTGCCTTTCTTTCTGGTAAAAATAATCAACTTTGTTTGACGCTTAAAAATTTCTCCCTAAACAGGAAGAATTGGATGATATTGAAAATGTGATATATCCTACCAGATTGGTGTCTCTTACTTTCCCGTTGAAGAGCAGACAAGCAGGAATGAAACCAGCATCAAGTGAACCATTATCTATTGGTCATACTACAGAAGAGTTACATCGCAGTAATTTAGTTAAACTTGACCTCAGTGATGGACGGATGTTATATTCCAAATTGGTGGTAATTTCTTATTTATCTTCTTTTGCATTATTTTGACCTTTGTTTTGCTTCATTCCTCAATCTCCTAGTCCTATTTAAACTTTGTTGCAGATAGGAGCTGATGGTTCAAAGTCCAATGTTAGACAGATTGCAGGCATAAAAACAACTGGGTGGAATTATCCGCAAAGTGCAATTATCTGTACAGTAGAGCATGTTGTGGAAAATGATTGTGCATGGCAGAGGTTTCTCTCTTCTGGTCCAATTGCGCTACTTCCGATAGGCAACAACTTGAGCAACATTGTATGGACAATGAGCCCAGAGGAGTCACTGCGCCATAAGTCAATGAGCCCCGAAGAGTTTGTGAAGTCGGTGAACCACGCATTGGATTTTGGTTATGGGCCACATCCTCGCTCTACTGCTCTTGACCATTACATGGAACAGTTCTTTTCTGGCATTGGGAACACTGCAACATCTACAAAGGAATGCTTTGAAGTACCACCAAAAGCAACCGGTGTAGTTTCTGAGAGAATGGCATTTCCATTGTCATTGATGCATTCCCATTATTATGTTTCCAAAAGGCTAGTATTAGTTGGAGATGCTGCTCATACTGTCCACCCCTTAGCCGGTCAAGGCGTCAACTTGGGCTTTGGTGATGCTGCTGCTTTAGCAAAAGTTATTGCTGAAGGAGTTTCTGTGGGCTCAGATGTTGGGGACGTAAGTATCTATTGCTGTTTCTGTTTAGCCTTTCTGTTTTGAAATTTAATTTTGGAACTTTACAGTTGCATTGCACCTGAACCATTCTTATGATTCATAGTTGAATCATAGTTAATGCTATTTTAAATTGTTCGTTTCCTTTGGCAGCTGACTTTGCTACAACGATATGAGAAGGACCGGAAGGCTGCCAATGTGGCGATGACAGCAGTGCTAGATGGTTTCCAGAAGATGTACTCTGTTGATTTTGGGCCCCTTAATATAGTGAGAGCTGCTGCGTTCCACGGTGCTCAGTACATATCACCACTGAAAAAGAGCATCATCTCTTATGCAATGGGTGACAAGAAATGGCCACTATTTCCATGAAAAAAAAGTACTGTTCTGAAACTCTAGttctgaacttgtatgatgcaccTGGTTTATAGTTTCGGCTTGTACTGAATCACTAAGAAACATTGTAGAGCGGATGCAATATAACAAGCAATCAATAATTTCTTTCAAAAGAAATCCCAATCGTGTTCCTTTTGATCTGAGGTGAATTTAATTCTTGTATGCTCACATATTGGTGTTAATTTGACCGCTCGACCTAGTTTTTGAGATTATTCGCTTTCCGTGCTCACATATCGCTTTTATTTCTTCACGGCTGTATGTATTGGAGGTGGTATGATGGTAGTTGGATGTGTGTATTTTATGATGGGACCTTGTATTTAATCAGAATCAGGCTGGGCGGGTGAATGTTTCAGTAGTTTGGCAAGGCTCCTCCGCGGTTTTGGCTCTAGGATCCTCCAAAACAGCTACGGCTTCTCCGGAGGAGCATCTCAagaggagccatgccaaacaccgCCTAAGTGTTTCTTGAGCATTCCCGTGCTTGTCTCAGAACGTGAAGTGCCAAAGTATTTGGAAACGGAAGTGAATAAAATGGTCAAAAGTGTGAGTATATTTGGCAAATGAGGTTGCTAGTTTTAAATTGTCCATTTCTAAGTGTTTCTTGAACATTCGAGTAGTACTATATATTATATACAGTAATACGGACGGAAAATAGAAAACTACATGTGTTGATGAAAATCGTGAAGTGGCAAATCATTTGGAAATGGAAGCGAAAAAAATGGTAAAAAAGCACGAGTATTATATAGTTATATACATTTATGCTATATTTGGAATATTAATTAATTGTCTTAAATCAGGCCGTCGAAGGATTACTTTAGCGTCGGCGTTGCCTCGTATCCAACGACCGATAATGAGATTTTATCTTTTTGCCGTCCTTACGGATGGCACTCCTTCGTTTGCTAGCTTTGTACGCGTCCCTACATATCTTCCATCGTAAACAGTAACCCTCCTATGTTTTTGCCATTTTTGCTGAGGTGGCACGCCAGCGTGGCAGGAAGCCTGGGAGCCCTAACTCAGCACGCGAAATAATCATGCTGCCCTCGCCTCCTTCTTTTGTCTCTAGCCGGTCCAGCCCCGAGTCAAACCCAGTCCACTCCCCCTTCTTCCCCACTCCAACAGCCGCATCAATTCTTTCTCCTCTCACTCATTCTCTTCCCTCGCGACGGCGACGACCGATCCTCCTCACCCGTGCATCCCATGGCTCGGAGGACAGAGCCCTCTTCGTCAAGCAGCATGACGTCGTGGGCTATCAAAAAGGAAGACACCGAGAAGGAGACTGGGCTCTCGCTGATTGTGTGTCCCACATGCAAGAGAGAGAAGGTAATCGAGCTCATAGTGAGGATAACGGAGAACGACAACCAGGGACGCGTGTTCTAGAAATGTGCCCGGAGTAAAGGTTTTTCTTGTTCCATTTTGAATTTTTcttggttttggttttggttttgggTTTGGTTTAAGAACCCTAACTGTTGGACATTTTGTAGATGCTTGGAAGATGTAGGTTCTATGAATTTCAAAAAGTGTACTTGAAGAAGCTGGTGGAGTTGAAGTTTGTTGTCATTGATCTTGAAGCAGGCCTGGGTGCAGAAGAAGTAGAAGAAGCTTAGGTATTTGGTGAAGAAGAAGCATAGTCAAAGTGTGCTGGGAAGAAGAACATGGAAGCCAAGATGATTTCtttgcttaagatgtagattttAGTGTTATTTGTTGTATGCATTGTTGCCATAATGTATGTGTTCAGGTGAATGGTTGTTCTCGGTAGTAGAAAATGTATGCTGAATAGTTAATGCAATGGAAATGCTATCTTATTGTGTTGCCTATTGTATGTTGCATTAAATGGTTCTTTTGTCATGACAACAGCCAAAAATTCCATGACAGCCAACAAAAAGATGAAATTGACAGAAATTTGCATACCAAGCTAATCCATTATCAGGTTCAGCAGTTACCATACACAACTGGTCCATACATAACATGTCCATACTGGCAATGACAGCCATAAATTACAGGTCCATACTGACACATGAGAGCCATACATAACAGATCCATACTAGCAATGACAACCATACATAATTGGTCCATCACATACATAACATGTCCATGATAGCCATAGATAATTGGTCATAAGAGTTCCTATCTCCAAAATACATACAAAAGAACAGCCATTCAAACAGTGGTTATGCCTTAGTTGCCAGCCTTTGTTGGTGTTGCCTTCTTCACCTTAGTAGCTAGCTGTTTCTTCCTTGGGGTCATTTTTTTGGTTGGTTGCACTGCTGCAGCTTCATCTGCTGGTACTATCTCCAGTGGCACTGGTTCATCCAAGTCCAGCCTCCTGTAAGTGAATAACTAGTTAGTTGCTTGTGCATCTCCCAGTACGTTAGTGGTTGGTTGATGTAAATGGAAGCAACAAACCTTTTTGCCGCCTGGTGCTTGATCCGATTCTCTTTTGTATCAGAATCAAAGAAACCAAATGCTATTGGGAACATCCAATTGTGCCCATCTATAGCATTGGCTGCAGGCATGTGTCCATTCCACTACCCACTGAAAGCAGTGGAATCTATACTAATATATGGCCTGTATCCTTGTAGGAAGCCATCTATACTCTCCTTGAATGCACAGAAAAATCTACTAAAATGAACCTTCTTGCCTACTTTGACAGTGTCTATCTCAACTACACTACCTAGGGACCTAAGCTCCATCTCTGCTTTGAATCTGAATAGCCAATCAAATGAATCGTCCCACTTACCAAAAAGTTTATCTGCAGTCCTCTGCCTACCATACCAACAAGTCTGGTAATTTATGTTGATCTTGTATTTCTTCTCGAGCTCTTCTTTGAGCTCCTTTACTCCCATCTGAGGCTTGTCTTTAAGTAGAGGCACTGCTCTCTCTGCAATCCATGCCTGGGATGCCATCCTGTTCAAAACTCTCCTTCTTGAGGCACAAGTATGCACATTAGAGTTTATTTGTATatgcaaacaaacaaacaaacaagcaAGCAAGCCAACATTAGACTATCTTTATGAACTAAGTTTCATACAAACCACAGAACAACAGGTTAACTATATAAAAAACAGTGACATGTTCTAGTATAAAAAATAGTTAGTAATATGTACCCTGACACTGTTATCTCTCAGAGTTCTAGCTATAATAATCCATTTGCATCCTTTTGATTTGTAAAATATTCTAAACCTTGATGGATTAGATTTCTCAGTGCCCAACTCAAACTCTTTGACTATAGCGTGTTGCTTAACTGCCAATATAAAATCAGACATTGATGGATACAGTGTGCCTACAGACATGTTAGGATTGTCTCTATCATAGAAAAACAAGGACTCAATTACTTCATTGTCATCAACAGGATAACTGCTGCTTCCATTTCTTCTTCCACCTTAGGAGGAATCTCTGATGGACCATCAACACTTGCTATCCCCTCATCTGCAGCTTTGAAGCCTATGGCTTCATAGATTTGTTCCTCATCCACTAAAACAATAGCATCCCCATCTAAGTTTTCTTTAGGTAATATTGTGAAGGCTTACCAATCAATAACAACATCATCTAATTTTGTATGCTCTGGACTTCTACAGGCATCATCTATGCATTTAACATTTCCTTGCTATGCTATTACACCAGATGTGGCATGAACACTATGCTCATTTGACACATTTTATGTTGGCTGCATCTCGGTTCTGTCTAGATGATACCTTATCCTTGTCAAGTACTTCACAGCTGACATCCATTTTATTCTCATCCCATCTAGCTTCTATCATCTCTCTGGACTGCTCATCGGTAGTAACCTTTCATTCTGTCCTACTATCCTTGTCCAGACCCCAAACAATTAGCTGCTGCCCACTACCCCAAATGATCTTTCCAGACATTTCATCCATAAATTTAGACAAAGAGCAGTGACCGGTAAGATCAATCCAAACATCATGCTCTTGGTCATCCATTTCGACAGATCCATAATTAACATTGGCTGTGTACTTAGCAACGCTAACGTGGATTCTAAACGCATTGCCAGGATCAATCCTGACAATAATCATAAACAAATAAACAAACATGTGGAGTTAGGAGACATCCAACTCCAAAACACTATGGGATCCAAAAACTAGACCAAACACAACAGCACATCGAACTTACCAAGGACGGTAGTCAGTCCACTTCATCTTAACGCATACGATCAACAACAAGGGCTACCACAACGTCACTACAATCAAATGGACCACCAATCAAATCAAAACCGAATCAAATCGAAACCCTAGATTGAGGAACACAACTGGAGAAATAGGGTTTAGGGGAGTGCGGGCAGTACCTAGTATGGTCGTCGTGCGTCCAAGGAATGGAAATGAGAGTCTATGCCGCCGCCGCGTCTGCCACACCCGCCATTGCCGACGCTAGGAgtggagaagaagggggagtgaACTGAGTTTGACTCAGGGCTAGGCCGGCTGGAGACGAAAGAAGAAGATGAGGGTTACATGGTCATTTCACGTGCCAAGTTAGGGCTTCCAAGCTCCTTGCCACACTGACGTGCCTATTTGGTGTGCCACCTAAGAAAAATGATAAAAACATAAAAGGATTACTATTTGCGATGACAAATATATAGAGATACGCATAAAACTGGCAAACAAAGGAGCATAAAACTGGCAAACAAAGGAGCGCTGTATGTAACGATGaaaaaatttttttaaaaattccaCGGATAATACCTTACCGAGTGGCCGGGCAAAACACGCCAGTGGGAAAGTCGCCGACGACTTGACGTGGGCGACACAAAATAACGCAGGCAGCGCCACGGCAAGCGCGTTCCTGCCGCGGGGCGGACACAGAGAGCGGAAACCGGAAGGGGAAGAAATGAGCTCCTCCTCGGCGTCGGCCGTGCCGCCGGAGGACGACGTCTGCTCCGTCTGCCACGACCGCTTCCGGATCCCGTGCCAGGCGAACTGCTCCCATTGGTTCTGTGGCAAGTCCCTTCTACTGTTCTTCCTCTCCCTACCTGGTCCCGCCGTGCCCCTCTTCTCTTTACGGAGATTTGGCTGTTCTTTCCCTAATCTGGATCCGACTGCGTGGAGGGAGATCGAGCCAGTCGGCCGATGCAGTTGGCTACGCAGAACTGTCAGCTACTCGGTTCAGAGTAGATTTGGGGCTGGttgcctttcttttcttttctttttcctgtaGAAGGGTGGATTCGTTCGAGTTGTCAAGAATTCCTGGGTTTGCTAAATTGCTGCGGTTTGCGAGTCGGGTGCTGGAATTGGCCTTGATCCCTCTTTACCATAGGAGTCTGACTACGAATTAACTGCATGACAGCATGAGTCGATGCAAAATGAGGGTTTAGGGTACTGAAAACAATGGAAGTTATAGAGGCATATATATAGCCTATATAGGTGAGTAGACAGGGTAATGCTAGTTGGTAGATAGTGTCGAGCTGTCGACAACACGAATTGATGCTAAAGAGACATCGGATCTTGGAAGGGTGGTGTCATGGAATGGAGCGGAAACCGATGAACACAATACTTGTGGTAGCCGAGCCAAACAACTCTTCTGTAACTTCTGCCCGACAGAACAGGATGAATTGTTTTAGCCTTTTAGGGCAATAAGAAGCAGAAGTTAAGAGGAACGGCTGCCCCCTACAGAtcagtatcatcatcactatttcTATTAAAAATAACAAGCCAATACAAAGATGGGGTTATCTTTTCTTGATTTGAAATTTTGTGTAACTTCTGTGATAGGTAGATGTGTGGTCTTGTgtgctagaaatgaccagacataCATATAaagaaatgattctttttctctttttccaaatttggtgAACTACTAATATTATCTTATAAATTGCGCAACGCTTACACAACTTTACTGCCTTGGAGTTTTCTCTATTACTGAATGTGGTGATACGATCATCTTTTACAGGAGAGTGCATCATCCGTGTTTGGCATCATGGACCTGCTGTACAGGCTTGCAAGTGTCCCATTTGTCGCCGCCTTATAAATTTACTGGTGCCTGCTGCTTTATCAGAGCAGGAGGATGATCCACAAGCTCATCGTATTTTAGGAGAGATTCAGCACTACAACTGTATATTTGGTGGAGCACCACGCAGCCTGACTCAGGTTGGTACACTGTCCATGAAATCTGGTGTCTTCACTATACTTTCGAGAATAATCTCGACACTTGAGATTGGTAAAAGTTGCTGCCTTTGATATTTCCATGCTGCTAGAGTGCATGAAAAAACATTGGCCAAACTCCTTGATAAACAAGGTCCGAGACAAGGTTTCGTATTGTTTCAAAACAGAATTCATGTGTCTGTTGCTCCATTGGCATGTCTCTCCCAGTCCCTATAGGATTGGGAAATCATCTTCCAAAGAAATTGGACTATTGTGCACGTGCCTTAGACATGGTGATTTTAATGGACCGTACTTTTAGCATATGATTACTTTGATCACTCGCTTTCTTTCAGACCGAACCTACTATCATCTTTGTTATCAGGAGTAATTCCTCTTTGGACTTGACATAATTAAAATGTTCTCCTGCATTCCTTGTAGAGAATGTAAGAAATTCCCTTGTTAATTGTGGGGTTCATTAGATATATGTGGCCTTCATGTTATAACAGATATGGCTATTGGAGCTGTCATAGTTGTATAAGGAATACAAGTATACAATTAAGATACAGCTGTCAGAATTGTACAATGAATATGACTACTTTTTCAACTAGAAATGTATGTCCCTAGCATCTAGCCATAAAGTCTTGTGGGAGGTTTTCATCTAACTACTTTATTTTTTATATCCCCGTTATCCAGAGGTTGCAAGACCTACCCTTCTTCATCCGAAGACTGTTCAGAGAACTAATGGATCCCCAGCGGACTCTCCCACTTGTGTTCAGGGCGCGGATGATGATGATGGTAAGTCCCACAGGATCAAACTATTCTTTTGCTTCATATTCCTCTTCAATATTATGCTGGGAAGTTACTAAGATTGGGAAAGCAAACAGGTTGCGCTGTTTCTGACCTCACCTCAGTTTCATACCATCGCCCAGTGCAATGGATGTGAGAGATgagaccatatatgaatctgaTAAGATGATGACTTATTCGAACTTGTAGGTCGCACTGAGTGCAATTTATGTGCTAAGCCCTGTCGACATTCTTCCCGAAAGTAAGTTCACCATATTCCTAGAACAAGTGGTAGCATCTTAATAAACCTGTCGCTGCTGTTGCCTGAACTGTATCATATATTCATCTCACATCGTGGCCTTGTTTCTGCAACCTGCAGGTGTGCTGGGGCTGTTTGGATTcgtcgatgacctgctcatcctGCTGATCGTGTTCCTCCACCTCGCTGCCGTTTACCGGTCGTTGCTCCTGTACCGCCACGGGGGGCAGTAGAAGTTGCTGTGCATAAATCGTTTGCTTAGCTGGTTTTCATGTGGAATTCTCTGAGATTGCAGCGGATTTGGAAGATTGCTAAGTAGATGACGTTGTGAAGGACGGACGGACGGCTTAGCCTTGTCCCTGGTCTGTACTATTCTACTATGCCTGTTTCCTCACGGTGAACTTTGGTTGGTTGATGCAAGTGATCCTCCCTCCTTTTTCGTCgcaaaaaagggaaagaatttgCCTTCGTTTGTTGGGCTTATTGTACAGAccacacactctttttcttttttcatttttgcTTGCTTTCCCTTGGAAGTTGGAATTGGAACCGATGTTTGCATTTCAGTAACTGGATTGAAAGCTACTCTCAGTTCTCATAATTTATAGGCCCAGTTTCTAAAGCTTAGTGGGCCGTAAGCCCATTGGCTATCATGGTGGGCCTGGGGTCTGGGCCGCGACGAGTAAAAGAACAGGTAGGGGATCGCGCTGGCCGAGTGGGTGGTTGGTTGGCTCTTGCGGGAGGGATGGGATGGCGACGGCGGGCGTGTGCGGCTGGGGGCGGCTCGGAAGGGGCACGGTGGAGACGCGGCCCCGCGGTGGAGCCCTAGCCTCTTCTTCTCCTACCCGCCGAGGGAGACGCTGGTGACCTGACGAACTGAGCCCACGGACGAGAGGGGAGAAGACGGGTACAGCCGGAGGAGCGCGCGCCCGCGCACGCTGCTAAGCGGATCCACCTAGTACAGTCGTACTCTCTTGTTTTTTCCCGCATCCTTCGCTCAGATTTGTTCGCTGCGCTGCTCCCAAATTTCTTCTTGGCTGATTGCTGCTTCACCCAGTAATCGCATGGTCGTCTTCGCGTTTGCTTATCGCCTTCTTTTTGTCCTCTAGGGAGCACCTAGGAATCGCCTTGTTGCTGCATCggggcttttttttttttggcagtgTTCCTCTCTGCTCCCGCTACCGTTACTGATATCCTGTTAGGATTCAGGACTGATGTACGATTTCGATGTAATTGATGGAAGCCGAAACAATTCTAGGTTTTGTTCGGTTCACTACTTGCTGTCCTCTCTGCTTGAAATCACAATTAGCTTCCCTTTGTGTTCATCTCACCTGCATCGATGTTCATTTCTTATTCTTATTCTTACGAACATAACATTGATTGAAACCAGCTTTCTGCTTCTGTGCAAGATGTTGGCCAGATCACCAGCACTGCCTTTGGTGACTGCTGAAACTCCTGCATTTGGCTGCTTTATTACAGCTGTAAGATCCTCAATCTAGCTTGCTCCTTTATAAGATTGTTGGCGAAATCACCAGCAATGACCCTTAAGGCGCTTGCATCCCAATATTCCTCCCTCTGCAGCGCAATGTCTCGAGTGCGCCGGCTGTGAAGCTTTCAGATAACAATTGCGGAGGAAGATTGAATGTCCTGCAGCAAAACATCGAGCTTGGGAAAAGCCGTCGGGAATGGCGGACGCTATCAGCCGACCAAGCACAAGCTTCTGTCGTGGATGTCAATGAGGAGTGCAAACAAGTCCTCACTTCATTGGATTTCTCCAGCGAAGACGCCGAGAAGATGCTGAAGAAGGCGTTTGGATGGATCCACTCGCCGTATTGGAGCGAAGAGAGAAAGAAGGAGGTTCCAAATGCCGAGGTCGTGACTGGAGTGTTGAACTACATCAGGAGCCTTGGGCTATCGGACGAAGACCTTCACAAGTTGCTGAAGAAGTTTCCGGAGGTTCTTGGGTGTGACCTTGACAGCGAGGTGAAGCTGAATGTGAGCAAGCTGGACAATGACTGGGGAATAAATGGGAAGACCCTGCGGAGCCTTCTCCTGAGGAATCCAAAGGTTTTGGGCTACAATATTGACTGCAGAGGGGATTGCATGGCCCA from Miscanthus floridulus cultivar M001 unplaced genomic scaffold, ASM1932011v1 fs_72_2_3, whole genome shotgun sequence includes the following:
- the LOC136532854 gene encoding uncharacterized protein isoform X2; protein product: MCSTLLLLVEAWWAWQSLVHCVANMPLTKHLKTAIIDSNPALKSRGYLDKNSTPDSRVSTVTPATISFFRDIGAWEHVQQQRHAFFGKMQVWDYTGLGYTRYNARDVGKEYLGCVVENKVLCNSLLLRLKEELDDIENVIYPTRLVSLTFPLKSRQAGMKPASSEPLSIGHTTEELHRSNLVKLDLSDGRMLYSKLVIGADGSKSNVRQIAGIKTTGWNYPQSAIICTVEHVVENDCAWQRFLSSGPIALLPIGNNLSNIVWTMSPEESLRHKSMSPEEFVKSVNHALDFGYGPHPRSTALDHYMEQFFSGIGNTATSTKECFEVPPKATGVVSERMAFPLSLMHSHYYVSKRLVLVGDAAHTVHPLAGQGVNLGFGDAAALAKVIAEGVSVGSDVGDLTLLQRYEKDRKAANVAMTAVLDGFQKMYSVDFGPLNIVRAAAFHGAQYISPLKKSIISYAMGDKKWPLFP
- the LOC136532854 gene encoding uncharacterized protein isoform X1 yields the protein MLSRRRCFAAAANRIRPLARAFCGAPASGTPRSQDHSHTERVAGVKAPPDVLDVAIVGGGMVGLAVACALSNMPLTKHLKTAIIDSNPALKSRGYLDKNSTPDSRVSTVTPATISFFRDIGAWEHVQQQRHAFFGKMQVWDYTGLGYTRYNARDVGKEYLGCVVENKVLCNSLLLRLKEELDDIENVIYPTRLVSLTFPLKSRQAGMKPASSEPLSIGHTTEELHRSNLVKLDLSDGRMLYSKLVIGADGSKSNVRQIAGIKTTGWNYPQSAIICTVEHVVENDCAWQRFLSSGPIALLPIGNNLSNIVWTMSPEESLRHKSMSPEEFVKSVNHALDFGYGPHPRSTALDHYMEQFFSGIGNTATSTKECFEVPPKATGVVSERMAFPLSLMHSHYYVSKRLVLVGDAAHTVHPLAGQGVNLGFGDAAALAKVIAEGVSVGSDVGDLTLLQRYEKDRKAANVAMTAVLDGFQKMYSVDFGPLNIVRAAAFHGAQYISPLKKSIISYAMGDKKWPLFP
- the LOC136532857 gene encoding uncharacterized protein, whose product is MSSSSASAVPPEDDVCSVCHDRFRIPCQANCSHWFCGECIIRVWHHGPAVQACKCPICRRLINLLVPAALSEQEDDPQAHRILGEIQHYNCIFGGAPRSLTQRLQDLPFFIRRLFRELMDPQRTLPLVFRARMMMMVALSAIYVLSPVDILPESVLGLFGFVDDLLILLIVFLHLAAVYRSLLLYRHGGQ